From the genome of Winogradskyella forsetii, one region includes:
- a CDS encoding DUF4271 domain-containing protein yields the protein MRNYVTHEWFTIFTMIGLFAIAVAKYLNTLRFNDFLNVIGNSKYLKIYSKDQKFIDQFDSFLFINLSLSLSIFAYFTYSTFVSPQIFELESFLKLLFAVSVIIIIKTLLERLIGSLFEMDSLIDHYLFQKTTFKNWSGFVFLIANLFLLYTHRFNWLYSDHYNEIIIIIAFSLVCIINLIGFLSTFKSYQKLINLNLFYFLLYLCALEIGPYVVLYKVITEYNA from the coding sequence ATGCGAAATTATGTCACACATGAGTGGTTTACTATTTTTACAATGATTGGATTGTTTGCCATCGCTGTCGCAAAATATTTGAACACTCTTAGATTTAACGATTTTTTAAATGTGATCGGTAATTCCAAATATCTTAAAATATATAGTAAAGACCAGAAATTTATTGATCAATTTGATAGTTTTCTATTTATAAACCTCAGTCTCTCATTGAGTATTTTCGCTTATTTTACATATTCTACGTTTGTTTCACCGCAAATTTTTGAACTTGAATCGTTCCTAAAATTATTATTTGCTGTTTCTGTCATTATCATAATAAAAACACTTTTGGAACGACTTATTGGTAGTCTTTTTGAAATGGATAGTTTAATAGACCATTACTTGTTTCAAAAAACAACCTTCAAGAATTGGTCTGGTTTTGTGTTTTTAATAGCCAATTTGTTTTTGTTGTATACACATCGTTTTAATTGGTTATACTCAGATCATTATAACGAAATCATTATCATCATTGCTTTTTCATTGGTTTGTATCATAAATTTAATCGGATTTTTAAGCACGTTCAAAAGCTATCAAAAGTTAATAAACCTTAATTTGTTCTATTTTTTGTTGTATCTTTGCGCTCTCGAAATTGGGCCTTATGTAGTTTTATATAAGGTTATTACAGAGTATAACGCTTAA
- a CDS encoding polyprenol monophosphomannose synthase, with protein MSDAIVIIPTYNEIENIESIIRTVFSQTKVFHVLIVDDNSPDKTGETVKNLQQEFKNQLFLLERKEKSGLGSAYIAGFEWALEKEYQYVFEMDADFSHNPKDLIRLYNACAIDGADISVGSRYVKGITVVNWPMSRILLSYGASRYVRFITRMKVKDSTAGFVCYKRSVLEAIHLKKIEFVGYAFQIEMKFKAYRKGFRIVEIPVIFKDRTKGKSKMSGSIISEAIFGVISLRLKSLFSSK; from the coding sequence ATGTCTGACGCCATTGTCATTATCCCTACCTATAACGAGATTGAAAATATTGAGTCAATCATTAGAACTGTGTTTTCGCAAACCAAGGTTTTTCATGTGCTTATTGTAGATGACAATTCGCCTGACAAAACAGGGGAAACCGTTAAAAACTTACAACAAGAATTTAAAAACCAACTGTTTTTATTAGAACGTAAAGAAAAAAGTGGTTTAGGATCAGCGTATATTGCAGGTTTTGAATGGGCTTTAGAAAAGGAATATCAATACGTTTTTGAAATGGATGCTGATTTCTCCCATAATCCAAAAGATTTAATTAGATTGTACAACGCTTGCGCCATCGACGGTGCTGATATTTCGGTCGGATCTAGATATGTAAAGGGGATTACAGTGGTCAACTGGCCAATGTCCCGTATTCTTTTATCCTATGGCGCATCTCGTTATGTAAGATTTATTACACGTATGAAAGTTAAGGATTCCACCGCTGGTTTTGTCTGTTATAAAAGATCGGTTTTAGAAGCTATTCATTTAAAGAAAATAGAATTTGTGGGTTATGCTTTTCAGATTGAAATGAAATTTAAAGCCTATAGAAAAGGATTTCGAATTGTAGAAATTCCTGTTATCTTTAAAGATAGAACCAAAGGGAAATCGAAAATGAGCGGAAGTATTATTTCCGAAGCCATTTTTGGTGTCATTAGTTTAAGATTAAAAAGTTTATTTTCCAGTAAGTAG